Proteins found in one Quercus robur chromosome 2, dhQueRobu3.1, whole genome shotgun sequence genomic segment:
- the LOC126710459 gene encoding uncharacterized protein LOC126710459, which produces MHAKTDSEVTSLAPSSPTRSPRRQVYYVQSPSRDSHDGEKTTTSFHSTPVLSPVGSPPHSHSSVGRHSRESSTSRFSGSLKPGSRKISPNDGSRGGGQRKGQKPWKDQCDVIEEEGLLDDEERVKGLPRRCYVLAFVLGFFILFTIFSLILLGASKPMKPEITIKSITFEQFKIQAGSDSSGVATDMISVNSTVKFTYRNTGTFFGVHVTSTPLDLLYSQLTIASGTMKEFYQSRKSQRLVNVTVMSDQIPMYGSGAGMSISATGTTTLPVHLSLSFEVRSKANVLGKLVQPKFYKRIDCSVTYDPKKLNVAMSLGKNNCTYN; this is translated from the exons ATGCACGCAAAGACAGACTCAGAGGTGACAAGCTTAGCCCCATCTTCACCAACTAGATCTCCTCGAAGACAAGTCTACTACGTTCAGAGCCCATCTCGTGACTCCCACGATGGTGAGAAGACAACGACGTCGTTTCACTCCACACCAGTTCTCAGCCCAGTTGGATCTCCACCTCATTCTCACTCCTCCGTGGGCCGCCACTCCCGTGAGTCTTCGACAAGTCGTTTTTCTGGGTCTTTGAAACCCGGATCCAGAAAGATCTCCCCAAACGACGGGTCGCGTGGAGGGGGCCAAAGAAAAGGTCAGAAGCCATGGAAGGACCAGTGTGATGTGATTGAAGAAGAAGGACTTCTTGATGATGAAGAGCGTGTAAAGGGTCTTCCTCGTCGTTGCTATGTTCTTGCTTTTGTGCTTGGGTTTTTCattctgttcactattttttctttgattttgttgggTGCTAGTAAGCCCATGAAGCCAGAGATCACAATCAAG AGTATAACGTTTGAGCAGTTTAAGATTCAAGCTGGTTCGGATTCTTCAGGAGTGGCTACTGATATGATCTCAGTGAATTCAACGGTGAAATTCACGTACCGAAACACCGGCACATTCTTTGGGGTTCATGTCACATCGACACCTCTAGATCTACTTTATTCCCAACTCACCATAGCCTCTGGAACC ATGAAGGAGTTTTATCAATCAAGGAAGAGCCAAAGATTAGTTAATGTGACAGTAATGAGTGATCAAATTCCAATGTACGGAAGTGGAGCTGGAATGAGCATATCAGCAACGGGTACAACGACATTGCCAGTGCATCTGAGTTTGAGCTTCGAGGTTCGATCTAAAGCCAATGTGTTGGGGAAATTGGTGCAGCCCAAGTTCTACAAGAGGATTGACTGTTCTGTAACCTATGATCCCAAAAAGCTCAACGTTGCAATGTCACTCGGCAAGAATAATTGCACATATAATTGA